One region of Eriocheir sinensis breed Jianghai 21 chromosome 36, ASM2467909v1, whole genome shotgun sequence genomic DNA includes:
- the LOC127007625 gene encoding putative nuclease HARBI1, with protein sequence MYILQMMAALQVFEEPDVLEDAAGERVRLPRRIVKDRLDLFLTLTEEEFTSRFRISKQSARALLADLHLPEAADARGCPVPPHLQLLITLRWMATGDLHQTIGDCLDVSQQFVSSCSSRTVRAIAALYQQYVKFPGRHELGSIKTHFEAISGFPGVIGAIDCTHIPILNPGGQQAETYQSRKGFFSLNVQAVCGPDLTFYNIICRWPGSVHDSRIFANSSLYAQLQAGDYNGHLLGDSASPIHPFLMTPVGNPSRPNEGRYNLAHAKTHNVIERAFGVWKRLFRCLAIPMRTSLDTTIATICSAAVLHNIALADRNEDMEDYDNDIINEEERLIENAQNRHAGQRKRANMINNVFSNE encoded by the exons ATGTATATTCTTCAGATGATGGCAGCCTTACAAGTTTTTGAGGAGCCTGATGTCCTCGAGGATGCTGCAGGGGAAAGGGTCAGACTGCCGAGAAGGATTGTGAAGGATCGCTTGGATTTATTCCTGACTTTGACTGAAGAGGAATTTACATCCAGGTTCAGGATATCAAAGCAAAGCGCAAGGGCCTTACTTGCTGACTTACATTTACCAGAGGCAGCTGATGCAAGAG GATGTCCTGTACCACCTCACCTTCAACTCCTCATCACCTTAAGATGGATGGCCACTGGTGACCTGCACCAAACTATTGGAGATTGCCTGGATGTCTCTCAGCAGTTTGTAAGTTCATGCTCTTCACGTACTGTGCGTGCTATCGCTGCTTTATATCAGCAGTATGTAAAGTTTCCTGGAAGGCATGAGTTAGGGTCCATCAAGACACACTTTGAAGCAATCTCTGGATTCCCAGGTGTCATTGGTGCAATAGACTGCACACACATTCCCATTCTCAATCCAGGTGGTCAGCAAGCAGAAACTTACCAAAGCAGAAAGGGCTTCTTTTCATTAAATGTACAAGCAGTGTGTGGTCCAGACTTAACATTTTATAATATTATTTGTCGATGGCCAGGATCAGTCCATGACAGCAGAATATTTGCTAATAGTTCTCTGTATGCTCAGTTGCAAGCTGGCGATTACAATGGCCATTTGTTAGGGGACTCAGCCTCCCCTATTCATCCCTTTCTTATGACTCCTGTTGGGAATCCATCACGGCCAAATGAAGGACGATATAATTTGGCTCATGCTAAAACCCATAATGTAATAGAGAGAGCATTTGGAGTGTGGAAACGACTATTCCGTTGTCTGGCCATTCCTATGCGTACAAGCCTGGACACAACCATAGCCACAATCTGCAGTGCAGCTGTTTTGCACAACATTGCACTGGCAGACAGGAATGAAGATATGGAAGATTATGACAATGACAttataaatgaagaggaaagactcATTGAGAATGCACAAAATAGACATgcaggacagaggaagagggCAAACATGATAAATAATGTATTTTCAAATGAataa